The Xyrauchen texanus isolate HMW12.3.18 chromosome 17, RBS_HiC_50CHRs, whole genome shotgun sequence DNA window ACCACCTGGCGTCCTTGCAGGTTTGACGTCAAAAATACAGAATGCAAATGGTTCTCATGTTACCCATCATGTCATGTTTGAATATGCAGAAGTggaaatgagatttgagagcgaAGGCGGAGGGAAAGATTCTCGGCGAATAACGGCTTAAACGTTAGTTTGTTACTCACACATAGCTGCCGAATTACTTTAAATGACTTGGAATAATAAGCACAAGTCATTTGGATAACTTAAAAGacacttttatgtcctttttagagcctggcagaaaaatctaaaaatatagtTCAATAAAGACCTTGTACGGGTTTATAATATGTAaatgaaaatgacaaaatgaTCAGTTATGGCTGGACTTTTCCTTTAAAAGTGACCTTTTATCAGAATAAGAGGCCAGTATTAGTATTTACGAAGTTATAACTATAAAAAAACGATTAGCATGACACATCGTCAAGATTACTCCTTAAACTGACAGTTGTTTGGCATCCACACACAGTTGGTTTAACTTCCGATGACCAATAGTGGTTTCATTAAGGAAGGTATAATTAAAAGGGCACAATTTCAGTGGCCGACCGTTTTAAACCTCACAGATGCTCACAAAATTGCTTAAAACTCTCGAGTGAAAAGACAAGGCCTCAGAGACGGAAAACATGCCCTTCTGGGTACCCACAAAACAACCTGGTGCATCGGTTCCAATCTTATCCTCATTAGCAGTAAAACATTATTATAGGTATTATTAATTTATGCTTATGAACTTAAGTAACTAAACTTGGATTACATATTGTAAATATAGTTTACCGTTTTAAAGGGATTGAAATTGTTATTGAAAAGGTTTTAGGTCACTTTTGAAATGTCAGAGGCAGTCAATTGTAAAGAGGGGAAACATTCATTACATGTTTTATGGTGTAGTGCTTTGTGCAATTGACCGTAATCTTATTCTGAGTGGCCATTTTACTGTACCATTTTATGCAAAATCATTTAATATCCAAATAAACAGAACAAatctaaaaattaaatatatgtccTGACATAAGGAGAGAAATAAGCAACCAGCACCATTTAAGCATCCCATGTTCCCACCTTATGAATGACGTCTCTGCCCATTTCCGATGCTTCCATGGGCCGCACCTAATAGCACCACTCTTTATGAATTGTTTAGTGCAGTTAACTGTCATTACATAGCTGGACATGCTTCAGATGGGGCATGGAGAAAGAAAGGCACTCGAGCTCATTGCACCGAGATACACTCTTCAAGTAAAATACTATACTGACCTCTATTGGCCCTCCAGTGAATAAGCACATATCAGGTGCTCTTGGAGCTTCTCCGTGAACATGTGCCCAAAGCTGCCAACTGAAGCATGGCTCAGTCGGTCTTACTTTGACAAGTACAATAGCAGCGAAATCCTTTGAACAGGCAGGGCGTTGAAACTCGTGTTGAACCATCATAACATAAGTGTATGATTAAACCAGCAAAACCGCTCTGGCTCACTTTAACAGATTTAATTAAGGCAGTACAGTTGAATGTGTTTGCAACTGTGCCCTTGGTCAGACTAAATGAGATGCGTTCGTTATTTTTTACTTCCCACATCAACCATTTCTAGAAGCAGGCACTTGTTACAGTCTCTCATCCATGGTCAATCTTCAAGAAACGACCCTActgaagtaaaataaaaatatagctcAACATAAGTGCCAAACATGCACACCTCCACCTTAAAAACCAGCCTCAATGCACATCACTCGCTTTCTGTTGCCATAACTCTCCTAAATCGCCTCTTCCGATCGCACACTTCCGCTACAAACTTCCAGCGAACCTTGAGTCTTCGCAGAGGAGGTGTTCTCAATCTGCTAATGGATTATTGCACTAAACTATGATAGCAACAATGAGATCTGTCATATATCAAGGACTATGCATTTCAAACTGAGACGGAAGGGAACAAGTCTAATCTGTTCAGAACTGCATTGAAAACAAGATTGGAGGGAACTtgggtgtttaaaaaaatatataaaaaggataAAGTTTTGGAAcataaataaaagcattaatcATAACATGATAACTTTGCGTTGCAGTACGTGAAAGCTTACAGACAGTGTTCAGGGCCACTCCAGGTAGATATTACAGAGCGTAAAATCATATATTTGctttgaaataaaacaattagCAAAAGGACTTTACGACTGGCAATGGCACTTTTCTAACAATAAATCTTTTTTCGGTTTTAAAATGCTAACGCACAATTGGTTCTTCACAATTGACACTTGAACACTTCCTTAAGTCACCATTGGCTACAAAAATAATTGAGAACTGGAGAAGAGTACATTGATAAAACGTAGTAGACTGTGTGGTGGCATATTTTCAGTCTGACAGCAGGCGTTCCTCAACTTCCTTCATGGTCTTTCTATCTGCTTCCATTAAATCTCATCTTGGGAGATAACAGGGGAAAAGTGCTGTTTGGAAACGTTGAGGTACGAGATGTAAAGGGCAGGGAAAGAAATTTAACATTACGTTTACAAACAGGAAAAGGAGAGGGGACCTAGACGAGCTTCCCTTTTAGTTATTTTTGAGGGGAAATGAGAGAACGGCCGCAGTCGGCTGGATTAATATTGCATAATAGTGCTGAGGTCCACTTTGCGAATTAACGCAGGTCTGCTTCCTAAAACCTGCGTGTAGGCCCTGTCTTTTCCTGCTGCACAGTGTCAGGTCCAGATTTTCTGGGCGGGGTGGCGGTGCTTCCATCACCATAGAGACCGACCCTTCAGGATGCACAGACATGAGGGAGATGTAACTGTGTATGTGGTTGTTGGTTTGAGTGCATGACTGGTTGAATATGGGCTTAATGTGGGCTGGCTCAGGCAAAGTACATGGTCCTCAGGGTGTCATGGTGAATTTGCACGGCTTTGGCGAGCGCCTGGGGATCCCGGCCATTACTCTGCCCGGAGACGTGGCTGCCCTCGGCGCTGAgaaagaaaagggagatatactgTTAAAGAAACATTCACGATATAGTCACAATGATCGCTGGTGATATAAAACTAAGCAACATCATTAATGTcacaattattttaatgcactGTTTATTTGTTGATTAAGCTTCTTAAAAAGTGTGATAAGAGACTAGTTTCATGATCCTTGTTGACTTGAAAGGATGTTTTCTGCAATTCAAAATAAGCCATTTTGTCAAtgaaacagaaagacagagacagacagatggaaggaCAGATAGAGTATGTCAAATGGTGAAAAatatggatagatggacagacagacatgcGGATAGACAGGTCTAGTATTGTCAAATGGGAGcttagcaagtattgacgctgactaccacccctggaatcgtgagtttgaatccagggtgtgctgagtgactccagccaggtctcctaagcaaccaaattggcccagttgttagtgagggtagagtcacatggggtaaccccctcgtggtcgcgattagtggttctcgctctcagcgGGAACCACTGtggcaagttgtgcatggatcccggagagtagcatgagccttcacatgctgcgagtctccgcggtgtcatgcacaaggagccacgtgataagacgcacggattgacggtctcagaagaggaggcaactgagatttgtcctccgcacctggattgaggcgagtaaaagtgccaccatgaggacactactagtaagtagtgggaatggggcattcaaattggggaaaaaggggatcaaataaataaatacaaatatggaaagacagacagacagacagactattgTCAAATGGCAAAAAAAACCTCTAGATTTAAGATACTTTATTCCATTCATTGTACCTAGCCCCAAATGCCAGCAATGCTGAGACACTGGCACAGATATTGGTCATGGTACACACACCTGTCATGTTCTTTGTCCACTAAATGGTAGCGGGCACGGAAGGCCACCAGGTGGGCGTAGTATGCTGGCGCAGGGATGGAGACGGAGCGGGTACAGCGCACGTATGTGTGGCACAACTGATAAGTGAGCAGCTGGAACTCATCAGCAGTGAAGCAGTTGTCGTCCCACAGGACGTGGTAGTGAGATGGTCGGCTGGTGCCCTGATAGGAGGAAGACGATGAGGAAAGAGATCAGAGCATAAAAAGGtacaatttaaaaatgtcctgatatttccctggttttccatttttgtggcagtttgccatgtaaaaaagcaggaggtgtgcacaataaacattgaaaacatgtatttggaagagagaaaaaaaacattattggtgAAACAAAaacgtgtgaaaaacactttgaagtctataaagtgacgCCAATTTACGCGTTAAaggtcatgtgatgacccttaacgCTTATAAATATCActtacttttgcacattaatcattgcttttCACAATAACAAAAGTGACTGATTATGATTTCAAATTTCTacaaaaggtgaggagtttggatccctgaaattcaaattaaatttcatgcatttatttatatggtggaatttgataattttccacagcacacctgacaatctttcacggcacagtGTTTGGGAAACACGTTAGAAATACAGAGGGTTCAGTCaaaacataaatgaaaatgaattactCATTACATCATTACTCTccttcataccatcccagatatgtatgactcactttcttctgcagaacacaaattaagatgtttagaagaatatttcagatctgttggtccatacattgcaagtaaatggtggccagaactttggagctccaaaaagcacataaaggcagaagtaatccataaaaccatCATAAgacggttaaatccatgtcttcttaagcgatataataagtgtgggtgagaaaactaTCTTTTTAACTATCACGCTCCACTTTTACTCTAACATTTACAGTTttctactgggcaggaaggagaatttatggtaaaaactgacttaaatattgatttgtttctcacccacacctatcatatcatttcagagcatatggatttaaccactggagacttatggattacttttatgctgtgcttcaaaattttggcacccattcatttgcattgtatggacctacagagctcagacattcttcaaaaaatctttgtttctgttctgcaaaagaaagaaagtcacatctgggatggcatgagggtgagtaaatgatgagagaagtttcatttttgggtgaactatccctttaacacaacaCAAGACAACTGGGCAGCTTATAAGGCAAGTAAAGGTGATTTGCTTTGGAATTTCAATGTTTGGTTTATACCTGTATTCCAGCATGACTGCAGAGGTAAAAGTCAAACTCATATGGGTGTGTGATATCGGTGTCTACTGTCGTACCCGCCGGAATGTTTCCACTACGACCCACCTGTGCAGGATATAAACAGGGAGCATTTAAAACACTTGGGTGTTAAAAGAAAAGAATCAAGTTCTAATAAATGTGCAGCCTTCAGTTTTGTTTCCTAGTATGCCGTTTTAGCAGACCCTGAAGAAAATTGTGGGTCTTTTCTTAATAAATGCTTTAGACCAGCTCATCATATGAAAGGAATGCTTATTTGTGTTTGATTCTTGATTTAAACAGTAAATATTCTTACTCCTTTAAAAATCTCTTCAAAGCATTTATTCCCTTACAAACTTGAGGACAGATTTGAAGAAATGCCCCctcaaatgaatgaataaaaaggaacatatcatgcattttttgcatcaaaaacagacataattaaaattttcaagaccattttccaccctctctctggcCCTTTGATTTAGAAGGGTAAATGCTCTTATTGGACTGAGAAATACGTTTGAAATtatgaaagttacagtatgtttttaaaatacattgaGCTCCTTTATCTCAAAGTGATTCTCTACAGACCTTTCCACAAGATGAAAGCCCAGAGAAAGATTGCTCACCCTCTCATTGCGATCAGCACAGAAGAGTCGAGTATGGTGGCGTTTCTGCACCACTATGTACGTGATGCCAGGCTGGTACTCCTTCTCCAGACTGATACAAGCTTCTCGAATGGCCAGCAACTCATAGTACAACAcctgtaaacacaaacacatatacatatacatatatatatatatatatatatatatatatatatatatatatatatatatatatggtatcaGCCATTGAAGGACATAAATTGGTCTATCACCATCTCAAAGTGTAAATACACTGTCAAATCACTGCAAATGAGGAGAGATGAGGCGTGCATGTAATGCTGTTCCACACCTGTCTAAACTGTCCCTCAGACACACCGTCCCTGTAGAAGATGATTCTGGTAGGTTTGTAGCGAGTGGATTTATAGAACTGGATGAGCAACTCTCGCACCATAGAGGCCAAATCCTGAATCACCTCCTGTCTGGGCCTCTGGACACGCACGGTGGCACAGTACCTACTTGGATGAGCATCCATACTGCCCACCACCtataaacacagaaaaaaagagCATTATGACTGGATGCACACGAGCCATTATGGAGCCATTACGGAGCCATAGTGAATAAAAAGTAGGGTTGGATACCGGATGTCATGAAAACATTCCACACTAAATAATACAAAGACAATCAATCTCTTTCTGTTGCATTGCCCTCTCACTGGTTGCATGTAACaacaaacacacagtgacaccAATGTAGTCTTACTCACCAACAAATCAACTGGTTCTTTCTAATGAATCAGTGAAAAAGACTCACTAATGTGTCTCAAACTCATGAGTTATCAGTTTGAATGAGTCTAAAGACTCACTCTCCAACTTCACTGGACTGAGCTGTTCTTTATTCACGTCCAACTTGGAATAAACTGTAATTTTTACAGAATTGTGTGCACTTaagtttcatttcatttaatacaGTTTGACAACAGACTGGATGTTTATATGACGATGTGAAATGAATGACGCACATTCAGAACAGAATAATAAGAAAGGAGAAATTATAAaggatcaataataataataataatgaagactAATAAgttctttaattattattgtttttaaaattatttacgatTCACGTCATCATTCCCATCAGAATGGGAGCTAAACTGACCGCTGCGATGGATGGCTTCTTCCCGTCTCCTGCAGGTGGATGAGTAACATCTGCACCCAAAAATATGACTGGCTGCTGGAACACTGAtggcctgagagagagagaacacacacacaaaaacaaacactacaTTAGCTGAATAATTCCTTTTAAAAGCAAGAGGCAATTATAGAAACCCGCTGTCTTCCCTCTTAtttctttttcaattattttgaaATACTCCCCATTAGCTTACCGTTGATGCGGCACCAGGATGTTGTTGATACCGCCGAGTTTGACGTTGATTTTGAGGCAGAGGTTCGAGAGCGTCTGAGGGGACGTTTTCACCACATTCTTCACCTGCACACACTGAGTGGCCATCCCAAGAAGAGTGTCTCCAACACGCTTCACTTCAGCTGCACAAACACAACAAGCATATAAAAAGTTCACAACAAACGTGTTTTCATTAGTATGAAGGAGTGTTTCCCAATGTGTGATGTCTGAATCCGAGCTCACCATAGACGGGTGTTTTTCCAGGCAGAATGACGATGATGAGCTGAAGGCCAGAGTAAGTGTTCTTCAGATGTCTGAACATTGGTTCCAcgctgtctgctccctgtgcgtACTTACAGAAACACGGCTGACCCTGGATGGGCATCCCAGCGTCCTTTGAGATCTTACGCAGCTGGTCGGTGAAACCCCTGCAAGGAGAAATCAAGAATGAATACTAATTCACATACTATTAAGTATGAGTATGTACTAAactggtgatgtgaagtgaacaCTTTGAAGTATGATGTTAGCCAGTATTAGAACCAACTCTGGGTGACATTGAATATTTGAGATATTTGCAATTATTCTGTTGGCAATAATTAATGTCATTACTCGTAAGTGTACAcaatgtaaaaaacattatttatttttttttccaattttcttccctttttctccccaatttggaatgcccaatttccaatgcactccaagtcctcgtggtggcgagaggaggtggaggacgaatctcagttgccaccacgtctgagaccgccaatccgcgcatcttatcacgtggcttgttgagcgttttactgtggagacctagcgcatgtgagACCCAAGTTATTCTACCCGGCATCCACTCACAATCACCACgcacccaccgagagcgaaccacattatagcgaccacgaggaggttacccatgtgactctaccctccctggcaaccgggccaatttggttgcttcaaactttttgatgccaaggacccccaaatatgatggtCCTCTTGCCAGGGACCCCTCAGACTGTCATCCATTGACagcctattatatatataaaaaaagttgaaTTTATGAGTGAAACTTTACTTTATGGCAGATCATTTCTGCTAGCTAGCTCACTAATATCGCAGGATGTTGTGAGAGGCAGAAGCCGTGATCGCAGTTAAAATATGATAAATTGTGCATCCCTATATaacaggggtgggcaactattttggtaaaggggccacatcgggctttaagtaatgcatggggggccacattgtattgcttttgagatacaatgttctgcattgatttagcttttgtattttttaagcccagaaatatttgtgtactcaattttctgaagtgtatctgtgactagtgagactattctgcaattttctaaagtattatattgctctacaaagatagatacttttttttatatctttgtataaaggctgagcttatacatttattttaccatctctacttccctgttaatttataattcaatttaacaatctctacatcagggatctgttttaatatttaaaaaattgaaatgtatagaacttttaatgtttgtcgtaAAGCGTGcgagtttacttttttttttttctaaaacattacccgtttacgTGCTAAAAGGGACATGAttcgggtctcctcgatggtttgacagcacacaactgaataacacaggctgcatgactccGAAGGGACTAAATTgcagaaataaaaaatacatttgtctctggcttgcttttgctcgcatgtcaatgatgccaagatctacttttatatgtaATTTAATCACTAAGagggtttacctgcaaagtagcaccaaacatcacaagcagcctcaagaaatGGACACAGTGTCCCCGTATAACacatttccttgagcagaatattgcactgcAGAGCGCAGAGTTTGTTTAAAGGGGAAAGCCAGATAGAAATGGCGCACTCGCGTGCACAGTTGCCAGATTATACAAAATAAGtctaacattaggcagaatatttccaatttgcacaagtataaatctcaaactgggggcgtttcgtctcttatctggcaaccctgagcatgtttaacgcttgtggagacgcgttaggtcccatgcaagttaactgaaatatcaaatgaaaaaaaaaaaaaaaaaaaacgggaaaaaaaatgcttttacgataaatgatctgtgggccacattaaaccatgtgtagGGCCTGATCTATATAACATGCTTTTTTCACTTTTTTCGGACATTTTCTGCAGACCCCATAGCACCCCCTTgtggaccccagtttgaaaagccctggcttaggagacctggctggagtcactcagcacggcctggattcgaactcacgactccaggggtggtcaaTACAAGCAGCAGTGACTTTGAAGTGTTTGTTTTGTTCGGATAGCTTTTTTAAATAATCAGTGCTAAGTGTAATtagaaattaaatgtttctttagttgtttttgatcaacaaatgactgtaaagaacagaaatagACATGATTTCGTGAacctcgtctttggacacacattacacggaacaagtcaaaccaaacattTACTTTCAACATGCATTGAAAACATCTCAcagctgaacttcttcaccattatactactcaatcagaggtgagtgaaatctgaaaaattACCAGCTAGTTtcctaatcacagacattttagtCGCATACGCgggtgatttacttgcattgtgaaagGTTGCGCATAGAATAAAAGAGCGGTCTAAGGTTAAGAATCGACATTGATATTGTTCAATTGAAGTTCACGATCAAGTGgtaaatctatatttttgccAGCCCTACTGCCAAACACGTGACACAGGCCCAGCTTGTCCGCGAGAGAAATGGGCTCAGTTTATGTCTCTCTCATGCCGCATTGAAGCATCTCTGACTGCACTGAGCTCTGAACTTATAATTATATGACCTGCTTTTTTATTGAAATGCTAGACatgatatgaatacacaaatagtttaatataaatagCGATATATGGATTTAAAGTATCGATACAATATTGTGAGGAAGACCCGCTGTCTTCCCTCCTATTTCTTTTTCCtaatcattttttaaatactCCCCATCAgcttttttattgtaatagtcctaatttttacagtattttatttttaaattaaactttttatcaACTTGGCTCCACTGGCTGTTTGGtcgaaatgatggttcctctgattcgGAAAAAGGTGACTGCAATTCCACCGAGTAGCCCATCTTCCGGAGTCAACATCCTTGTTCTATCAACCAATTATACTTTAGAGTTAATGTTAAGGTGTAGCTTAGGGTTAGGGGCTTGCAAACAAAATACTTATCCCGAACCCTAAAATTAGAAGGAAATGATGGCTTGATAAGTTTCTCTGACAAGAATGTTATTGCAGGACAAAAAAAGATGTTGATTGAGGAACATGTCCAACTTGGCAAAACCATTGTGATCTTGGGAAAAATGACATCAACTACTAAAATCACAAGGGTGTGGTCTCACTTGAGTATCTCTTCTCTGCACTGTCTCTGTGTGGCAAAGCAGGCAATGGCCCACATCTTGATCTCCACTCCAGTATGGAATTGTTTCCCTCTCATGTCCCAGACGCCATGACTGGGTGTGGCCACAGTGCGATTCTGTAATGACAGTGCAAGGTTGATCTGCTGTACAGTGAGTGTGCAAACACAACAAGCATGCAAAGTCATTTATAGACTGCACTGAACTGAAACTAAAATTAAGTGAATAACTTTACAAGACAATTTTGACAAtaaaagtctgtgtgtgtgtgtgtgtgtgtgtgtgtgtgtgtgtgtgtgtgtgtgtgtgtatatatatatatatatgcactttataaaaattattatgtaaaAACATGTATACTGTAGGACTAATCACAACTTGGcactaacattagttaatgcatgaggtaacaagaactaacaatgaaata harbors:
- the LOC127657741 gene encoding protein argonaute-3 is translated as MEIGTTGAVGAQSLFSVPRRPGYGTMGKPIKLLANCFQVEIPKMDVYLYEVDIKPEKCPRRVNREVVDSMVQHFKVTIFGDRRPVYDGKRSLYTANPLPVAPTGVDLDVTLPGEGGKDRPFKVSIKFVSLVSWHLLHEVLTGRSMPEPLELDKPISTNPVHAVDVVLRHLPSMKYTPVGRSFFSAPEGYDHPLGGGREVWFGFHQSVRPAMWKMMLNIDVSATAFYKAQPVIQFMCEVLDIHNIDEQPRPLTDSHRVKFTKEIKGLKVEVTHCGTMRRKYRVCNVTRRPASHQTFPLQLENGQTVERTVAQYFREKYNLQLKYPHLPCLQVGQEQKHTYLPLEVCNIVAGQRCIKKLTDNQTSTMIKATARSAPDRQEEISRLVRSANYEADPFVQEFQFKVRDEMAHVTGRVLPAPMLQYGGRNRTVATPSHGVWDMRGKQFHTGVEIKMWAIACFATQRQCREEILKGFTDQLRKISKDAGMPIQGQPCFCKYAQGADSVEPMFRHLKNTYSGLQLIIVILPGKTPVYAEVKRVGDTLLGMATQCVQVKNVVKTSPQTLSNLCLKINVKLGGINNILVPHQRPSVFQQPVIFLGADVTHPPAGDGKKPSIAAVVGSMDAHPSRYCATVRVQRPRQEVIQDLASMVRELLIQFYKSTRYKPTRIIFYRDGVSEGQFRQVLYYELLAIREACISLEKEYQPGITYIVVQKRHHTRLFCADRNERVGRSGNIPAGTTVDTDITHPYEFDFYLCSHAGIQGTSRPSHYHVLWDDNCFTADEFQLLTYQLCHTYVRCTRSVSIPAPAYYAHLVAFRARYHLVDKEHDSAEGSHVSGQSNGRDPQALAKAVQIHHDTLRTMYFA